Proteins encoded within one genomic window of Methanosarcina barkeri str. Wiesmoor:
- a CDS encoding NosD domain-containing protein, producing MQETKKIMLLILAVLLSLQAITCSASAKTIYVEPGNSIQKAVDNAHSGDTIIVKPGTYNGDIEISTANITIMSSSPYKAIIKTKGDAFNIYESYVTIKNFDIRGPGKSSGICFSFSRSEGTNGAFYCTVQNNKISNFSMAADVGFYLYSGSEYILDNEIYNCETGVYAFDLMFEDMTVSGNRITSCDNGLYLVDAPCTITNNNFNNTVNVNIGDGTVNIFNITKTSGENIVGGSYLGGNYWATPSGNGFSQTHSDKNGDGFADEPYKLEGSGYVDYLPLVPLNASFVAFSESPEQEE from the coding sequence TTGCAGGAAACAAAAAAAATTATGTTGTTGATATTAGCAGTATTACTTTCACTTCAAGCTATCACTTGCAGTGCTTCTGCTAAAACTATTTATGTAGAGCCTGGAAACTCGATTCAGAAAGCGGTAGATAATGCTCATTCCGGAGATACAATAATCGTAAAACCGGGGACATACAATGGAGACATTGAGATCTCAACTGCGAATATAACTATAATGTCAAGCAGTCCATATAAAGCAATAATTAAAACTAAAGGCGACGCTTTTAATATTTATGAAAGCTACGTTACAATAAAAAATTTTGACATAAGGGGCCCAGGGAAATCTTCAGGTATTTGTTTTTCATTTAGTCGCAGCGAAGGTACTAACGGTGCTTTTTACTGCACAGTCCAAAATAACAAGATATCTAACTTTAGCATGGCTGCAGATGTTGGTTTCTATCTGTACAGCGGAAGCGAGTATATTCTTGATAATGAGATTTACAACTGCGAAACAGGAGTATACGCCTTTGATCTTATGTTTGAAGATATGACAGTTAGTGGAAATCGAATTACAAGCTGTGACAATGGACTATATCTTGTTGATGCTCCATGTACCATTACCAATAATAATTTTAACAATACAGTGAATGTAAATATCGGTGATGGAACCGTAAACATTTTCAACATTACGAAAACAAGTGGAGAAAACATTGTAGGCGGCTCTTATCTGGGAGGTAACTACTGGGCAACCCCTTCAGGTAACGGCTTTTCACAGACACACTCCGATAAAAATGGAGATGGCTTTGCAGACGAACCATATAAATTGGAAGGTTCTGGTTATGTTGATTATCTACCTCTCGTACCTTTAAATGCCTCATTTGTTGCTTTTTCGGAATCTCCTGAGCAGGAAGAGTAA
- the ribB gene encoding 3,4-dihydroxy-2-butanone-4-phosphate synthase, with product MSGSTVYECLTYRNENINQALEALRAGKMIQIYDSDTREGETDLVIPAKAVTFKDVKWMRKDAGGLICVAVDPVASKQLRLPFMAELVREASKTSDVLGEIAEKEGDLKYDAHSSFSLWVNHRETRTGIPDNERALTIRKIGEITEKKLSGDVIHFGEEFRTPGHVALLRAAEGLLDERKGQTELSVALARMAGITPAMVVCEMLDDNNGKALSKEDSKEYGKEHELVFLEGQEIVEAYMMWAGSE from the coding sequence ATGAGCGGAAGTACGGTTTACGAATGTCTTACGTACAGAAATGAGAATATCAACCAGGCACTGGAAGCCCTGAGGGCCGGAAAAATGATCCAGATTTACGACTCGGACACAAGGGAAGGAGAAACTGATCTTGTAATTCCTGCAAAAGCGGTCACTTTCAAAGACGTGAAATGGATGCGAAAAGATGCAGGCGGCCTTATCTGTGTGGCAGTGGACCCTGTAGCATCAAAACAACTCAGGCTGCCTTTTATGGCTGAACTCGTTCGTGAAGCCAGTAAAACCAGTGATGTGCTTGGAGAAATCGCAGAGAAAGAAGGCGATCTTAAATATGATGCTCATTCTTCCTTTTCTCTCTGGGTCAATCATAGGGAGACCAGAACCGGCATCCCTGACAACGAAAGAGCCCTTACTATCCGAAAAATAGGGGAAATTACGGAAAAAAAGCTGTCCGGAGATGTAATCCATTTTGGAGAAGAATTCAGAACTCCTGGGCATGTTGCACTGCTGAGGGCTGCTGAAGGACTTCTGGACGAGCGCAAAGGCCAGACCGAACTTTCAGTTGCTCTTGCCCGTATGGCAGGCATTACCCCTGCAATGGTAGTCTGCGAGATGCTTGACGACAATAATGGGAAGGCTCTCTCCAAAGAAGACTCAAAAGAGTATGGTAAAGAACACGAGCTGGTATTTCTAGAAGGGCAGGAAATAGTCGAAGCCTATATGATGTGGGCAGGCTCGGAATAA
- a CDS encoding winged helix-turn-helix domain-containing protein/riboflavin kinase, protein MPDIKYLKKLALIGAINKIIKVSSSEFQKHTGASSKTTARKLKQLEDERLIERKIVPGGQLIKMTDKGIEVLKNEYVDYSRIFSPDLDILELEGKVLKGLGEGQYYVNIPGYRKQFEEKLHFVPFPGTLNVQLSESSSSLRNLLLETPAIRVEGFNDGERTFGGGKCYPVVVGSIEAAVVVPERTHYPSDLIEIIAPIKLRDALKLKDGDRVVVQLKKQGTENQK, encoded by the coding sequence GTGCCTGACATTAAATACCTTAAAAAACTCGCACTTATAGGAGCAATAAATAAAATCATCAAGGTCTCATCGAGCGAGTTTCAAAAGCATACTGGGGCAAGCTCCAAAACCACGGCAAGAAAGCTAAAGCAGCTGGAAGATGAGAGGCTGATCGAAAGGAAGATCGTTCCCGGTGGCCAGTTGATAAAAATGACAGACAAAGGAATTGAAGTTCTTAAGAACGAATACGTCGATTACAGCAGAATTTTTTCCCCAGACCTCGATATTCTCGAACTTGAAGGAAAGGTACTCAAGGGCCTAGGTGAAGGCCAGTATTATGTAAATATACCCGGATACCGGAAGCAATTTGAAGAAAAGTTGCATTTTGTACCTTTTCCTGGGACTCTGAACGTACAGCTTTCAGAAAGCAGTTCGTCTCTTCGAAACCTATTACTTGAAACACCGGCTATCAGGGTCGAAGGTTTCAATGACGGAGAACGTACATTCGGAGGCGGAAAATGCTATCCAGTTGTCGTTGGCAGTATAGAAGCTGCTGTAGTCGTTCCTGAAAGAACACACTACCCATCGGATTTGATTGAGATTATCGCGCCTATAAAGTTAAGAGACGCCCTGAAATTGAAGGATGGGGACAGAGTTGTGGTACAGTTAAAAAAACAGGGTACGGAGAATCAGAAATGA
- a CDS encoding pyridoxamine 5'-phosphate oxidase family protein, producing MVKLDENMKTAFSKVKIFPVATASKDGVPNVVPIGFCQLVDDETIWIADNFMLKSLANLKENPNVAVYVWGPDTGGCFQIKGKADVIDTGEKFEKMRSIVQTAKPGLPAKTLIEVKITGVFQCAPGPDAGKKLL from the coding sequence ATGGTAAAATTAGATGAAAACATGAAAACTGCCTTTTCAAAGGTGAAGATCTTTCCTGTAGCTACGGCCTCAAAGGATGGAGTTCCGAATGTTGTACCTATAGGATTCTGCCAGCTTGTGGATGACGAAACAATCTGGATTGCAGATAATTTCATGCTTAAGTCCCTGGCAAACCTAAAAGAAAATCCCAATGTTGCAGTTTACGTTTGGGGCCCTGATACAGGTGGCTGCTTCCAAATAAAAGGTAAAGCGGATGTTATTGATACTGGGGAAAAGTTTGAAAAAATGAGGTCAATTGTGCAGACAGCAAAACCAGGACTTCCTGCAAAAACTCTGATAGAAGTCAAGATTACTGGGGTCTTCCAGTGTGCTCCCGGCCCGGATGCAGGAAAAAAATTGCTCTGA
- a CDS encoding HVO_0476 family zinc finger protein: MTREIEVECPSCSPEEEVGHEVLKEGQSPLVRCLECGQVHAVKLKPPKSVSLKVIVSKMDISDTYKTELDSETVLQVDDELVVDDEETGVVVPILITALDAGGKRVLIARAEDTETIWGRAIDEVTIKFSAQAGTEKTEVLEKRVPGDYEFVVGAEERVGNKRLFINKIKVRDGAFRSRKGDVVLAKYVKRIFARKKWEGSGQREFRRGPW; the protein is encoded by the coding sequence ATGACAAGAGAAATTGAAGTTGAGTGCCCTTCATGCTCCCCTGAAGAAGAGGTAGGGCACGAGGTTCTTAAAGAGGGGCAGAGTCCGCTTGTTCGCTGTCTGGAGTGCGGGCAGGTGCATGCAGTGAAACTTAAACCCCCTAAATCCGTCAGTTTGAAAGTGATAGTCAGTAAGATGGACATTTCGGACACTTACAAAACTGAACTGGATTCCGAGACAGTCCTTCAGGTAGACGATGAGCTGGTTGTAGACGATGAGGAAACAGGAGTAGTGGTGCCTATCCTGATTACTGCTCTTGATGCAGGAGGAAAACGAGTCCTGATTGCCCGGGCAGAAGATACTGAGACAATCTGGGGCAGAGCCATTGATGAAGTGACCATAAAATTTTCCGCACAGGCAGGGACTGAAAAAACCGAAGTTCTTGAAAAACGTGTGCCTGGCGATTATGAATTTGTCGTAGGAGCCGAAGAAAGAGTGGGGAATAAACGCCTTTTCATTAACAAAATCAAGGTGAGAGATGGGGCATTCCGATCTAGAAAAGGCGATGTTGTGCTTGCAAAATACGTAAAAAGGATTTTTGCGAGAAAGAAATGGGAAGGTTCGGGTCAGCGTGAATTCCGAAGAGGGCCGTGGTAA
- a CDS encoding bifunctional nuclease family protein, with amino-acid sequence MDIDIYEGFEEIRVKDVYIVDVFTDPTPVVLLEDLQGNMLPIYIGHLEALSIGNVIKNISPPRPLAHDLMLTIFNRLDVKIEGVLIDEKVDKIYYARLLIKKDNTVMQFDARPSDCIALALRVGAPIRVRKNVLEGSEIEVSRLEGARVINIFG; translated from the coding sequence ATGGACATCGACATTTATGAGGGCTTTGAGGAAATTCGAGTCAAGGATGTCTACATAGTTGATGTTTTTACAGACCCGACTCCTGTAGTGCTTCTTGAAGATCTTCAGGGAAATATGCTACCTATATACATAGGGCATCTCGAAGCTCTCTCAATAGGAAATGTGATTAAAAATATTTCTCCTCCCAGGCCTCTGGCTCATGACCTTATGCTCACTATTTTTAACAGGCTCGACGTAAAAATCGAGGGAGTCTTAATTGATGAAAAGGTGGATAAAATCTATTATGCCCGGCTCCTGATAAAAAAGGACAACACGGTCATGCAGTTTGACGCAAGACCAAGCGATTGCATCGCCCTTGCCCTGCGTGTTGGAGCCCCGATAAGAGTCAGAAAAAATGTGCTTGAAGGTTCTGAGATCGAAGTGTCAAGGCTTGAAGGTGCCCGGGTGATAAATATTTTCGGTTAG
- the hisF gene encoding imidazole glycerol phosphate synthase subunit HisF, protein MLTKRIIPCLDVTLDRAGGCVVKGVEFVDLKEAGDPVELAKRYNEEGADELVFLDITASAQGRKTMIDVIERTADEVFIPLTIGGGINSIDAIRQILRAGADKVSVNTSAVKNPDFIKESSDIFGAQCIVTAIDCRRNTDIKNNPDKTILELEDGTPAWYEVVIYGGREATGIDAVQWARKAEELGSGEILLTSMDRDGTCAGYDLPITKKLSEELDIPIIASGGVGNPQHIYEGFSIGKADAALAASIFHFREYSIKEVKEYLRDREIPVRL, encoded by the coding sequence ATGCTCACCAAAAGAATAATACCATGCCTTGATGTGACCCTTGACAGAGCAGGTGGCTGTGTTGTTAAGGGTGTTGAGTTTGTGGACCTGAAAGAAGCCGGAGACCCTGTGGAACTTGCCAAGCGCTATAATGAAGAGGGCGCAGACGAACTTGTTTTTCTGGACATTACAGCTTCGGCTCAAGGCAGGAAAACTATGATCGATGTGATCGAAAGGACTGCGGATGAGGTTTTCATTCCTCTTACGATTGGAGGAGGAATAAATTCCATTGATGCAATTCGTCAGATTCTCCGAGCTGGGGCAGATAAGGTCTCAGTTAACACCTCTGCTGTCAAGAATCCTGACTTTATCAAAGAGTCCTCAGATATATTTGGAGCCCAGTGTATCGTCACTGCGATTGACTGCAGGCGAAACACTGACATAAAGAATAATCCCGACAAAACTATTCTGGAGCTTGAAGACGGAACACCTGCCTGGTATGAGGTTGTAATTTACGGAGGCAGAGAGGCTACAGGAATCGATGCCGTGCAGTGGGCAAGAAAAGCAGAAGAATTGGGTTCCGGAGAAATCCTGCTCACAAGCATGGACCGGGATGGCACGTGTGCCGGTTATGACCTGCCAATTACGAAAAAGCTCTCTGAAGAGCTCGATATCCCGATAATAGCTTCAGGAGGTGTCGGAAACCCTCAGCACATTTACGAAGGATTTTCAATTGGAAAAGCCGATGCTGCACTTGCAGCAAGTATCTTCCACTTCAGAGAGTACTCAATTAAGGAAGTCAAAGAATACCTTAGAGACCGGGAAATCCCTGTAAGGCTTTAA
- a CDS encoding MazG nucleotide pyrophosphohydrolase domain-containing protein — protein sequence MSKPYAHNDRKRGGKATVLWLVEETGELAEDIRREEPENIEEELADCFAWIGDLPNLYGVNL from the coding sequence ATGTCCAAGCCGTATGCGCATAATGACAGGAAGAGAGGAGGTAAGGCTACCGTGCTCTGGCTGGTTGAGGAAACTGGAGAACTTGCCGAAGACATTCGCAGGGAAGAGCCCGAAAATATAGAAGAGGAACTTGCAGATTGCTTCGCCTGGATAGGGGACCTTCCCAATCTTTACGGCGTGAACCTCTAA